From Granulicella sp. WH15, the proteins below share one genomic window:
- the kdpB gene encoding potassium-transporting ATPase subunit KdpB has protein sequence MANTRKRSLWDTKIVSHALSDAFAKLHPRVMMKNPVMFVVEIGSVITTIYMIQDVILRHHTLRFDLQITLWLWFTVLFANFAEAMAEGRGKAQADALRKAKSDTIAIRLKADGGTEEVPSLNLRSGDICLIVAGSMIPGDGEIIEGVASVDESAITGESAPVIREAGGDRSAVTGGTRVLSDQIKVRITSNPGETFLDRMIALVEGAERQKTPNEIALNILLAGLTIIFLLAVVTLQPIAIYSTAPQSIFVLISLLVCLIPTTIGGLLSAIGIAGMDRLVQYNVLAMSGRAVEAAGDVNTLLLDKTGTITLGNRQASEFIPAPGVSKDQLADAAQLSSLPDETPEGRSIVVLAKELYGLRGRDLKDLQAEFVPFSATTRMSGVDMEGRIIRKGSTDAIARFIQEKGGSFPDQVRIDVETIARSGGTPLVVAENGKALGVIHLKDVVKGGMKERFAQLRTMGIRTIMITGDNPLTAAAIAREAGVDDFLAEAKPKDKMDLIRREQAEGKLVAMTGDGTNDAPALAQADVGVAMNTGTQAAKEAGNMVDLDSNPTKLIEIVEIGKQLLMTRGALTTFSISNDVAKYFAIIPAMFAVAFPVLGTLNIMHLKTPESAILSAVIFNALIIVGLIPLALRGVGYKAMSAEALLRRNLLIYGVGGLVAPFLGIKLIDMLITAIHLA, from the coding sequence ATGGCAAACACACGCAAGCGTTCTCTCTGGGATACAAAGATCGTCAGTCATGCACTCAGCGATGCCTTCGCCAAGCTGCATCCTCGCGTGATGATGAAAAATCCAGTTATGTTTGTCGTCGAAATAGGCAGTGTCATTACGACGATTTATATGATTCAAGATGTAATTCTCAGACATCACACGCTGCGCTTCGATCTTCAGATTACGTTATGGCTTTGGTTCACCGTGCTTTTTGCCAACTTCGCGGAGGCTATGGCCGAAGGACGCGGCAAAGCCCAGGCTGATGCGTTGCGAAAGGCAAAGTCGGACACGATTGCCATTCGCTTGAAAGCTGATGGCGGCACAGAAGAAGTTCCCAGTCTCAACCTTAGGTCTGGAGATATTTGCCTTATCGTTGCCGGATCTATGATTCCCGGCGATGGTGAGATCATAGAAGGCGTCGCGTCGGTCGATGAGTCTGCGATTACCGGCGAGTCGGCTCCTGTGATTCGTGAAGCTGGTGGAGATCGCTCCGCAGTTACGGGAGGCACACGTGTACTCTCCGATCAGATCAAGGTTCGGATTACTTCTAATCCGGGAGAAACATTCCTTGATCGAATGATCGCTCTTGTGGAAGGTGCGGAACGTCAGAAGACCCCGAATGAGATTGCACTTAATATTCTTCTCGCTGGTCTCACAATTATCTTTCTTCTGGCTGTAGTTACTTTGCAACCTATCGCGATTTATTCCACTGCGCCACAATCTATCTTCGTTTTGATCTCACTGCTGGTATGCCTTATCCCTACGACGATCGGCGGTCTTCTCTCAGCGATTGGCATTGCAGGCATGGATCGGCTGGTGCAGTACAACGTTCTCGCGATGTCAGGCCGTGCCGTTGAAGCAGCGGGGGATGTCAATACTCTCCTGCTGGATAAGACCGGCACCATCACTCTGGGCAATCGTCAGGCATCGGAGTTTATTCCCGCTCCGGGAGTAAGCAAGGACCAGTTAGCCGATGCGGCCCAGCTCTCTTCTCTGCCCGATGAAACCCCCGAGGGACGCAGTATTGTCGTTCTCGCTAAGGAGCTTTATGGCCTACGTGGGCGTGACCTCAAAGACTTGCAGGCGGAGTTCGTTCCCTTCTCTGCCACCACTCGCATGTCTGGGGTGGATATGGAAGGTCGTATTATTCGTAAAGGTTCAACCGATGCCATCGCTCGATTTATCCAGGAGAAGGGCGGGTCTTTTCCGGATCAGGTACGCATTGACGTGGAGACCATTGCACGCTCTGGTGGCACTCCCCTGGTCGTCGCAGAGAACGGCAAGGCGCTCGGGGTTATCCACCTTAAAGATGTGGTCAAAGGTGGCATGAAGGAGAGGTTCGCCCAGCTACGTACCATGGGCATTCGAACCATCATGATTACCGGCGATAATCCGTTGACCGCGGCGGCTATTGCGCGTGAGGCTGGCGTGGATGACTTTCTCGCCGAGGCCAAGCCGAAGGACAAGATGGATCTGATTCGTCGCGAGCAGGCCGAAGGCAAGCTTGTCGCGATGACGGGCGATGGAACCAACGACGCGCCTGCGCTGGCTCAAGCAGACGTAGGCGTGGCGATGAACACGGGAACACAAGCTGCCAAGGAAGCCGGCAACATGGTGGACCTGGACTCGAACCCTACCAAGTTGATTGAGATTGTGGAGATCGGCAAGCAGTTATTGATGACGCGCGGAGCACTCACAACCTTCTCTATCTCGAACGACGTTGCGAAGTACTTCGCCATCATTCCTGCGATGTTTGCTGTTGCGTTTCCCGTTCTTGGGACGCTCAACATCATGCACCTCAAGACGCCAGAATCGGCTATCTTATCCGCGGTCATCTTTAATGCACTGATAATCGTTGGCCTTATTCCGCTTGCGCTACGTGGCGTTGGTTATAAGGCAATGTCCGCGGAGGCGCTTCTGCGGCGTAACTTACTTATCTATGGAGTCGGCGGCTTAGTCGCTCCTTTTCTTGGCATTAAGCTCATTGACATGCTCATCACCGCCATTCATCTGGCATAA
- a CDS encoding response regulator transcription factor, which yields MDSTHGTVLLVEDDASIRRGLRATLSALGFKIGEATTGEEALTLLRVVNYDAVLMDLNMPGMGGVEACRRVRREFPQMSIIVVTVRDSEEDKIEALDAGADDYVTKPFRIGELAARIRAAVRRRHTPHHSSEEEIHIGIFELYPARRVVKKRGQEVRLTPTEFDLLAYLMSHAGHPILHSKLLSSVWGAEYGDEREYLRTFILQLRRKLEDDPSHPQYLKTVNYLGYVFFDPSQDAPVVL from the coding sequence ATGGATAGCACACACGGAACCGTCCTTCTCGTTGAGGATGATGCATCGATTCGTCGCGGATTACGCGCAACACTATCGGCGCTTGGCTTCAAGATCGGCGAGGCCACTACTGGCGAAGAGGCGCTGACCCTGCTGCGCGTGGTCAACTACGACGCAGTACTGATGGACCTGAACATGCCCGGGATGGGCGGCGTAGAGGCCTGCCGGAGAGTTAGAAGAGAGTTTCCCCAGATGTCCATCATCGTAGTTACTGTGCGGGATAGCGAGGAGGATAAGATCGAGGCGCTCGACGCGGGAGCCGACGACTATGTTACGAAACCCTTTCGCATTGGAGAGCTTGCGGCTCGTATCCGAGCCGCCGTTCGCCGCCGTCATACGCCGCATCACTCTTCCGAGGAGGAGATTCACATTGGCATCTTCGAGCTTTATCCTGCGAGACGAGTTGTAAAAAAGCGCGGACAAGAAGTTCGACTTACGCCGACTGAGTTCGACTTATTGGCATATCTCATGAGCCATGCCGGACATCCCATTTTGCACTCCAAGCTACTCAGCTCCGTCTGGGGTGCTGAATACGGCGACGAAAGAGAGTATCTACGCACCTTCATCTTGCAGCTTCGCAGAAAACTCGAAGATGACCCCTCTCATCCGCAGTACTTAAAGACGGTCAACTATCTCGGATATGTCTTCTTCGATCCTTCGCAAGACGCACCAGTCGTGCTCTAA
- the kdpA gene encoding potassium-transporting ATPase subunit KdpA, whose translation MTANGWLQVFLFFGLVLISAKPMGLYMVRVFERRRTYVDIVFRPIEQLIYKLTGIDENHEMRWTEYSIAMLLFSLVSLLVTYGIERLQHLLPLNPQHLPGVAADLAWNTAVSFTTNTNWQSYVPEATMSYLTQMLTLAYHNFFSAAVGMALAVALLRGISRRESKTLGNFWVDTTRASLWILLPGCLIYSLLLVSQGVVQNFRPYEQATLLQPLSVATTSADGKITTQTVTTQTIAQGPVASQEAIKMLGTNGGGFFNANSAHPFENPTSFSNLLQIFSIFLIPAGFTVTLGQMTKSPAHGWAVFSAMAVLFFIGIFVAYYAEAQPNPLLHTAAMHVDQRTSALQPGGNMEGKEVRFGIANSALFATVTTDASCGAVNAMHDSFMPLGGLVPLVNIMLGEVIFGGVGAGLYGMLIFVILAVFIAGLMVGRTPEYLGKKIESYDVKMAMLYTLIFPLSILGFSAAALMMPKLGLSALANAGPHGLSEILYAYTSATGNNGSAFAGLSANTHWYNLSLATAMLIGRFLMVIPVLAIAGNLAQKKLIPPSPGTFPVNTPLFTVLLIGTIVIVGALTFFPAVSLGPILEHLLLHAGKTY comes from the coding sequence ATGACCGCGAACGGCTGGTTACAAGTTTTTCTTTTCTTCGGGCTGGTGCTCATCAGCGCAAAGCCTATGGGACTTTATATGGTCCGGGTATTTGAGCGTCGACGCACTTACGTCGATATCGTCTTCAGACCGATCGAGCAACTTATCTATAAGCTGACTGGCATCGATGAGAACCACGAGATGCGCTGGACGGAATACTCCATCGCGATGCTTCTCTTCAGCCTGGTCAGCCTGCTTGTCACCTATGGAATCGAGCGTCTGCAGCATCTTTTGCCGCTCAATCCACAGCATCTTCCGGGTGTGGCTGCCGATCTTGCATGGAATACAGCCGTTTCGTTTACAACAAATACGAATTGGCAATCCTATGTACCAGAAGCGACGATGAGTTATCTCACCCAGATGCTCACGCTTGCATATCATAACTTCTTCTCCGCAGCCGTTGGCATGGCACTGGCGGTCGCACTCCTGCGCGGCATCTCGCGTCGCGAGTCAAAGACGCTCGGCAACTTCTGGGTCGATACCACCCGTGCATCCCTGTGGATACTGTTGCCTGGATGCCTCATCTATTCCCTTCTTCTCGTCTCTCAGGGGGTCGTGCAGAACTTCCGTCCCTACGAGCAAGCTACGCTGCTTCAGCCTTTGTCCGTAGCTACAACATCTGCCGACGGCAAGATAACCACGCAAACAGTTACGACGCAAACTATCGCACAAGGTCCCGTCGCCTCGCAGGAAGCAATCAAGATGTTGGGGACCAATGGCGGCGGGTTTTTTAATGCCAACAGTGCGCACCCATTTGAAAACCCGACATCCTTCTCCAACCTCTTGCAGATCTTCTCAATCTTTCTCATTCCTGCCGGCTTCACAGTGACTCTTGGGCAGATGACAAAGTCCCCCGCACATGGTTGGGCTGTCTTTTCGGCAATGGCCGTGCTCTTTTTTATCGGCATCTTTGTCGCATACTACGCCGAGGCGCAACCGAACCCATTGCTCCATACTGCAGCCATGCATGTTGATCAGCGCACATCCGCTCTTCAACCCGGCGGCAATATGGAAGGGAAAGAAGTACGCTTTGGCATAGCCAACTCGGCGCTCTTCGCAACCGTAACGACAGATGCGAGCTGCGGTGCGGTAAACGCGATGCACGACTCCTTCATGCCGCTTGGCGGCCTGGTTCCGCTCGTCAATATTATGCTGGGCGAGGTAATTTTCGGAGGCGTGGGAGCGGGCCTATATGGCATGTTGATCTTCGTTATACTTGCGGTCTTTATTGCTGGGTTGATGGTGGGCCGTACTCCTGAATATCTCGGGAAGAAGATCGAATCGTACGACGTCAAGATGGCAATGCTGTATACGCTTATATTTCCACTATCTATTTTGGGATTCTCTGCTGCCGCACTTATGATGCCCAAACTTGGGCTTAGTGCGCTTGCAAATGCTGGTCCGCATGGTCTTTCTGAGATCCTCTACGCCTACACCTCGGCGACAGGGAATAATGGCTCAGCCTTTGCCGGACTTAGTGCGAATACTCATTGGTATAACTTGTCGCTTGCTACCGCGATGCTGATTGGGCGCTTTCTAATGGTTATTCCAGTGCTGGCAATCGCTGGCAATCTTGCGCAGAAGAAGCTGATTCCTCCATCTCCTGGGACATTTCCGGTCAACACTCCCCTCTTTACAGTGCTATTGATCGGCACCATTGTGATTGTGGGCGCACTTACTTTCTTTCCGGCCGTTTCGCTTGGCCCCATTCTTGAGCATCTGCTCCTTCACGCCGGGAAGACTTACTAA